CCCTCAGCGCAGGCGCAAGCGTGCTCCTAACGTTCAACTTGGCTGATTTTCCGTCTTCGGCGTTGCCCGCGTCCCTGCAAGCCATTCATCCTGACGCTTTTCTGGTGGCTTGCCTTGAACAGCAGCCAGGCGGTGTGCTGGCGGCTTTACACGAGCTGCGGGCTGATTTGAAAAAGCCGCCATTCAGCCCAGACGAGTTGCTGGCGGCTCTGGTTCGCGCCGAGCTTCCACTATTTGCCGGGCAGCTTAAGCGGTTCAGGGACAGCCTCTAGCGCCTGCCTCACCCTCTGCCACCCCGACCTGCCCAAGCAGCAGCGGGGGCATAATTATTGATCTCGTCTTTAACTTCAGACGAGATCAATAACCATGTCATTCAATTTATTAGTAAGGATGTGCCTAGCTCAGCCACTCCTGCAAACTCCGAACCCCCAGCTCCGCTCCCACCGCTCCAGCTATCGCCTTCGCCGTCCACTCGGCCCCTTCCTTCGTGCTCACAATCGGCACGCCGCGCTCCAAGGCCGTGCGGAGCAACTGGCTCCCAGTCACGTCAATCAGCAAATCAGGCAACGCATCTTCAAACGACACCGTGCCGTCCTGCTCCCGAATGACGCTCAGGCCCGCGCCTTCCAGCACGCCCGCCACTTCATCTAACCCCTCGCCCAGCAGCAACGCCGTGCCCGACAGCGGCAGGTTGCTCTTGGCCCCCAGCGCGGCGCGGTAGAAGGCCAGATACGGATCGGCGTCGATGCCCATGCTCTCGCCGGTGCTTTTCATCTCCGGCCCCAGCACCGGCAGCACGCCCTTGAACTTCAGGAACGGCAGATGCACTTCCTTGACGCTGTACATGGCGGGCACAGGCGTCTCGGTCAGCCCGATCTCCGCGAGGGTTTGCCCCACCGCGATGCGGGCCGCGTACTTCGCCAGCGGATGCCCGGTGGCCTTGCTCACATACGGCACGGTGCGCGAGGCACGGGGATTGGCCTCCAAAATGTAGGCAATCCCGTCCTTGACGGCGTACTGCACATTCATCAGCCCACGCACGCCCAACGCCAGCGCCAGCCGCTCGGTGGTGTCCTTGACCGTCTGTGTCAGCTCGGCGCTGAGGCTGATCGGCGGCGTGATGCAGGCCGAGTCGCCGCTGTGCACGCCCGCCGCCTCGATGTGCTCCATGATGCCCGCCACCACGGCCGTCTGCCCGTCGCACAGGCAGTCCACGTCCAGCTCCAGCGCTCCTGAGAGGTACTGATCGAGCAAGATGCTCGGCTGCCCTTCCACGGCGGCGTAGACCTCGTCCAGATAGGTCTGCAACTCTTCCGCGCTGCCCACGATCCGCATGGCCCGCCCGCCCAGCACGTAACTGGGCCGCGCCATCAGCGGGAAGCCGAGCTTGGCGGCCAGTTCCTGCGCCTCGCCGGGAGTCTCGGCGACCAGGCCCTTCGGCTGCGGAATGCCTAGCCGCTCGCACAGCGCGTTGAAGCTGGCCCGGTCCTCGGCCTCATTGATGGTCGCCGGACTCGTCCCGATGATCGGCGCTCCGGCGGCTTCCAGCTTGCCCGCCAGTTTCAGCGGCGTCTGCCCGCCGAGCTGCACGATCACGCCCACCGGCTTCTCGTGCTCCACGATGTTCATCACGTCTTCAAAGGTCAGCGGCTCGAAGTACAGCCTATCGGCAGTGTCGTAGTCGGTGCTGACCGTCTCAGGGTTGGAGTTGATCATGATGGTCTCGTACCCGGCTTCCTGCAAGGCCCAGACCGCATGGACGGTGGCGTAGTCGAACTCCACGCCCTGCCCGATGCGGTTGGGACCGCTGCCCAGAATGACGATCTTGGGCTTGTCGGTGGCCTTGACTTCGTCTTCCCACTCGTAGGTCGAGTAATGGTACGGCGTGTGCGCCTCGAACTCGGCGGCGCAGGTGTCCACCGTCTTGTAGACCGGCAGCGCGTTGGCCTTCTTGCGAATGGCGCGGGTTTCCAGCTCGGTCAGGCCCACGATCTCGCCGATGCGGGCGTCGCTGAAGCCCAGCCGCTTGACCTCGCGCCAGTATTCGTACTTCCACCCTTCTATCGGGCCAAGTTCCAGAATCTCACGCTCGGCGGCCACGATCTCGTGAAGTTGCCCCAGAAACCAGCGGTCAATCTTGGTCAGGTCGAACAGCTCGTTCACGCTGAGGTCGCGGCGCAGCAGCTCGATCACCGCTTCCAGGCGGCGCGGATTGGGGTACATCAAAGCCCGTAACTGCCCCTCGTCCATCTCGGCGTAGAGGCCGCGCACGTCGCTCTCGGTGCTTCGGAGCGCCTTTTGCAAGCTTTCCTTGAAGGTGCGGCCCAGCGCCATCACCTCGCCCACTGAGCGCATCTGGGTGCCCAGGTGGTCGGAGGTGCCGGGGAATTTCTCGAAGGCGAAGCGCGGAATCTTGGTCACCACGTAGTCGATACTCGGCTCGAACGACGCGGGCGTGACGCGGGTGATGTCGTTGGGGAGTTCGTCGAGGTGGTAGCCCACCGCCAGCAGCGCGGCGATTTTGGCAATCGGGAAGCCGGTGGCCTTGCTCGCCAGCGCCGAGGAGCGCGACACGCGCGGGTTCATCTCGATGACAATGACGCGCCCGTTGTCGGGGTTGACCGAGAACTGGATGTTGCTGCCGCCCGTCGCCACGCCAATCTCACGGATAATCGCCAGCGACATGTCGCGCAGCCGCTGGTATTCCACGTCGCTGAGCGTCTGGGCCGGGGCCACCGTGATCGAGTCGCCGGTATGCACGCCCATCGGGTCGAAATTCTCGATACCCGTGATGATAATCACCGTATCGGCGGTGTCGCGCATGACTTCCAGCTCGTATTCCTTCCAGCCGAGAATGCTTTCTTCCAGCAGCACCGAGGTCACGGGCGAGTCGCGCAACCCACCCTCGGTGATTTCCAGAAACTCCTCGTAGGTGTGGGCGATGCCGCCGCCCGTGCCGCCGAGCGTGAAGCTGGGGCGAATGACCACGGGCAGGCCGAGTTCTTTCTGATACTCAATCGCCTCTTCCATGCTGTGAACCATCTTGCCCCTGGCCGTTTCGATGCCGATTTTCTTCATGGCCGCCTGAAACAGCTCGCGGTCCTCGCCCTTCTTGATGGCTTCCACGCCCGCGCCGATCAGCTCCACGCCGTACTTCTCCAGCGTGCCGCGCTCGTGCAGTTCCATGGCGAGGTTGAGCGCCGTCTGGCCGCCGAGGGTAGGCAGCAGGGCGTCGGGGCGCTCCTTGGCGATCACTTTTTCCACGAATTCGGGCGTCAGTGGCTCCAGGTAAGTGGCATGCGACAGATCGGGGTCGGTCATGATGGTTGCCGGATTGCTGTTGACCAGCACCACGCGGTAGCCCTCTTTTTTGAGCGCTTTAAGCGCCTGGGTGCCGGAATAATCAAACTCGGCAGCCTGCCCAATTTGAATAGGGCCGCTGCCGAGGATCAGAATCGTTTGAAGGTCAGTGCGTTTGGGCATTCCAAAAACAGAGTATGGCACGGATCAGGGTCAATGGCGTGAGAGGCATGTATGGTTATGCAGACAATTCAAAGCGTGAAACGTCCAAGAGAAGTCAAGAAAAACGATAATTTACAGTTCTGCAAGGCAATTATAAGTTGAATTCGGATAGCCTGCTCTACACCTTTATCCTGTATAAATTCTCTAGCTTAAAGATAAAGATTCAGATTTAGAAACTGAATAAAATCAAACCGCTTTACATTGTCATCTGCCTTCCTCCCTTCTGACGTCAGTTACGACACAATAAGGGCATGACTCAACTCCTGAACCTGCCCGCCCCCCAACGCCTGCAAGTGGACATCTGGTCGGACATCGCCTGCCCCTGGTGCTACATCGGCAAGCGGCGCTTTGAGCAGGCGCTCGGACAGTTCGAGGGCAAGGATAAAGTGGAGATCGTCTGGCACAGCTTCGAGCTTGATCCCTCCGCACCGCAGAGCAAGCCGATTGGCATCAATGCCATGCGCGACGGCCTGGCCGCCAAGTACGGGCGCAGCACTGCCGAGGCTCAGGGAATGCTGGACGGCATGACCCAGACTGCCGCCGAAGTTGGCCTGGACTACCACTTTGACCAGGTCCAGCCCGCCAATACCTTTTTGTCCCACCAGCTCATCCACCTGGCTGCCGAGCACGGCTTGCAGGACGCCATGAAAGAACGGCTGCTCCACGCTTATTTCAGCGAGGGGCAACATCTGGGTCAGGTGGACACGCTGGTGAAATTGGGCGCTGAAGTCGGCCTGAACGCCGAGGAGGTCCGCACCGCCCTGGAAGCGCAGACCTATGCCGAAGCCGTGCGGCAAGACGAGGCGCAGGCCCAGGCGCACGGCATCAGCGGCGTGCCCTTCTTTGTGCTGGGCAACAAGTACGGCGTCAGCGGAGCGCAGGCTCCTGAAACGATTTTGAGTGCGCTCAAGCAGGTCTGGAGTGAGCAGGCTCCCCTGACGCTCCTCGGCGCAGCGGATGCCGAGGGCTGCGAGGACGGCTCGTGCGCGGTGCCGCAGGGCTGAGTCGGCCCTCTACAGCTCCCAGCCAGCACACACGCCTCAGATCAGCGCCGCCCCGATCAGGGCCAGAGTGCGGCGAAACCTGATTTCGTGCCACAGCATACCGCCGAGACCCAGCATGCCAGCACCCAGCAAAGCCAGCGGCCAGCCACTCGGCAGCAGTCCGTCCAGCCGCTGACCCGTCGGCCAGGTTGCCAGGAGCAGGAGCGTCGGCAGGGCGCAGCACAGTAGCACGCACACCACGTCCATCACGAACGAACGCTGGACGCGCTCCAGCCTCCGTGTTGTCAGTGAAGCCAGGCCGAACAGGGTCGCGGCCGGCGCCGGAAGGGCCAGCACTATCCAGAAGGGGAGCCGCGCCAGCGAAGGCCCCAGCGTCAGCACAAAGGCGGCGGTGACGCCCAGCAAGTTGACCAGCATTCCCAGGGAGTACCTACTGCGACGCCAATCGAGCTGGCGCTGCGACAGGTATAGCCGCCTCAGCGCCAGCCGCACCGTCTGCGGCGGCCCGAACAGATCGAGCGGGCCAGCATCGTTCCCGGCCTCACAGTGGTTGGCTTCGCAGCGTCTGGCTTCCCAGTGGGCACGGTACTCGGCCTCCAGTCGCAGGCGGGCAGCGGCGGGCAACCCCCAGGTGGCTTCCGCCAGCCAGTGCTCCAGCGTCACCCTTCGCCGCCCATCACCGCGCTCACAGCCCGAATCTGGCGCTGCCAGTCGCCCTGCGCCCGCGCCAGTTCCTGGCGGCCTTTCACAGTCAGGCGGTACTCGCGCCTCAGCCGCCCGCCGACTTCCACCTCGCTGCTTTCCACCAGTTGCTCGGCCTCCAGGATGTGAAGCGCCGGATAGAGCGTGCCTTCCTTGGCGCTCAGTAGCCCCTCGCTGCGCCCCTTGATGGCCTGGGCGATGGCGTAGCCGTGCTCGGGCTGGCGCTCCAGCACCCCCAGAATCAGCATGCGGAGTTGCTGCTTGGTGTTCATTCACTCAATCTACCTTGCGACCAGAGGTATGGGCGGGGGTCGGCTCCGGCCCAGCCAGCAACTGCACCGCTCCCGGAACGAGCCGCACACTCAGCTCTCGCTGGACACCGATCACCTCGCCGTCGAGGTGGGTCACGACGCCGCTTTGCCAGCGCACCGTGACCTGCCGCCCGCTGCCAGAACGCACGCGGGGATCGCCCAGGTGCCGGGCCCGCAGCACCTGGCCCATCAGCGCCAGCAGGCGTAGGCGGCTGAGCTGGGTCCCCAGCACCACGTTGAGCTGCCCGTCGAAAGCGTCCGAGGCTGGAGAAATCATGAAGCCGCTGCCGTAGCGCGTCCCGTTCATCACCGCCACCAGACACGATGGCCCGGCGTAGAGGATCTGCCCGTCCAGCACGACTTCCACCGTCTCGGTCTTGAGCTGCCGCACCGCACTCAGCGCCGCCCACAGGTAACGCCCGAAGCCCGAGAGCCGCGCCGGGGCCTGGAGCATCAGCGCCGCCACCTGCGCGTCGAAGCCCATGCCCAGGCCGTTCATCAGCCAGGTCTCGGAACCGCTGCCGGAGCCGCCCACCGTGCAGCACAGGGCGTCGGCGGCGCGGGATGGGAATGTCAGGCGAGACAGGGCCGCCCCGAAGTCACCGGGACGCAACCCCAGCATTCCGGCGAAGTCGTTGCCGCTGCCCAGCGGCACCAGGCCCAGCAGCCGACCCGTACCGACCAGGGCAGGCAGCAGGTTATTTACGGTGCCGTCGCCGCCCACCGCCAGCACCGCCACGCCCGGCGGCAGCGCCTGCACGCGGCTAAGGGCGTCCTCGGCACTTGCGGCGCTCAGCCAGTTCCACGGCAGAGCATGCGCGTTCAGCGCCGCTTCCAGCCGGGGCCACTCGCGCAGTGCCAGCCCGCGCCCGGCCTGCGGATTGAGGACGACAGCCAGCGCGCTGAACGGCAAGGGTGAGGGCGACACAGTCCGGTCAGAATAGCGGACTGGGGGCGCTTTGTAGCTTCTATTCATATCAAAACCCGCTGGGGGGGCCAGCATAGGTTCATGCTCATCCCCCTGTTTCCGCTGCCTCAGTTCGTGCTTTTTCCGGGTCAGGTGGTGCCGCTGTATGTTTTCGAGCCGCGTTACCGAATGTTGCTGGCCCGCGTGCAGCGCACCGGCGAGGCCTTCGGAATGCCGCAGATCCTGACCCCCTCCACCGAGGACCCGCGCCCGCTGGAAGCCCGGCTCTCGATGATCGGCACCCTGGCGCACCTGCGCGAGGTCGCGCCCCACGAAGACGGCACCTCCTCGATCACGGTGGTCGGCGGCGAGAGATTTCAGATTCAGCACCTCATCACCGATCAGGACTACCTCTGCGCCGAGGTGGAACTGCTGCCGCTTCAGGCCGACGACGACGTTCACAGCGCCACCATCCTGCGGGCGCTGTCCAACCGATTGGTCACCGATCTGCTGCGGATGCGCCCGGACGACCGCGAGGCGATTGTGCAGCACGCCCCGCCCGATCCTTTGCTGCTGGCCTCGTTCGCCTCGGTCCTGCTGCCGCTCAGCGGCGAGGAACGCCAGCAGGTGCTGGAAGCCCCCAGCCTGACCGAGCGTTTGGAAACCCTGGTGGGCTTCGTGCCGGTACCCGCGCGCGACCTGAACTGAAACGGCCTGCTTTTCTCTAGACCCAGTCCCTAGCCCCGGTTGCGGGTGGCGTAGCCTTCTTGCCTGAGAAGTGCCGCCGCCCGGTCCACGTCTCCGGCTTCCTCCAGTCCCAGACGAATCGCGCCGCCGTGCTCACGGATGGCCAGCACCTCGATGTCCTTGATGTTGATGCTGGCTTCTCCCAGAATCCGGGTGATGGCCCCGATCTGGTTGGGCTTGTCCGGCACGGCCACCACCAGGTCGTACTTGGGCGGCAGCAGGCTGCGCTTGACCACCGGCAGGTTGTCGCGGGTGCGCTTGCCCTCGCTGGCGGCCAGCAGCAGTTCTTCGGGGTCGTCGAGGGTATCGGCCAGATGCGCGAGCTGGCGCGAGAAGCTGTGCAGGGCTTCGCGCAGGGCCACCTTGTTCTCGACCACCATGTCGCGGCTCATGCGTGGGTCGCCGCTGGCCACGCGGGTCAGATCACGGAAGCCGCCCGCCGCCAGCAAACTCAATCTCTCGTCGCGGGCGACCATGTGGGTGAGCGCCAGGCTCGCCAGGTACGGCAGATGACTGACGGTGGCGACCAGCTTATCGTGGGCGTCGGGCGGCATCACCACCGGGGCCGCGCCGAGCTGCTCGACCAGGCGGCGCATCCTGGATAAGGCCGTCAGCGGGGTGCGCTCGGTGGGGGTCAGCACCCACACGGCGTTTTCAAGCAGGCCCGCCGAGGCGTTGGCAACCCCGCCGCGCTCCGAGCCGGTCATCGGGTGGCCCGGCACGAAGGCGCGCACCCCCAGCGCCTCGAACTCGGCGGCAATGCCCGTCTTGACGCTGCCCACGTCGGTGATCAGCGCACCGGGCGCGAGGTACGGCGCGAGGCTGCGGGCCAGAGAGGTGAGCACCTTGACCGGCACCGCCAGCACCACCAGATCGGCACTTCTCAGCCACTCGCCGGGAGCGGTCCGCGCCTCGTCGATGACGCCCAGCGCCAGGGCTTCTTCCAGTGCCCCCGCGCTGGCGTCCAATCCGATGATGTGCCGCGAAAGCATCCGTTCGCGCAGGCCCAGGGCCACGCTGCCGCCGATCAGCCCCACGCCCGCCACCACCACTGTCTCGAAGGTTTCGGGAGAAAGAACCGGGCTGCTCATGCACCGAGCAGGCTAGCACGGCGCAGCTGTGGGTCCAGACAATCAGCCTCGGCTGAGCCGTTCTTCCAGCTGGGCACGCATCTTGTGGTGAATGGGAGCCGTCAGCAGGCGCTCCATCTGCTCCCGCGTCGGCGATTTGGTGTAGAAGAACTCGAAAGCGTCCAGTACGGTGGGCGTGCCGGGCGGCATCTGGCGCTCCAGCATCACGGCGTCGCCTGCACTGACTTCGCCTTCCTCCAGCACACGGGTGTAAAAACCGGGGCGGCGCTGACGTCGAAACGTCTTGACGAACTGCGGATCGTTCATGCGGGCGGCCAGCGTGTCACAGGGAATGCGCGCCGATGTGACCTCGATCAGAACGCCGCCGATCCGTAGCCGCGTGCCCATTGGTGTCGCCGCCGATTCCAGGCCCGAGATCAGCAGGTTCTCGCCGAAGAGGCCGGGTTCGAGCGGCTGACCCAGGAAGGCGCTCCAGGCGTCGTAGTCCGGCTGGGTATAGACATACACCGCCTGCTCAGGGCCGCCGTGGTTCTTGGTGTCCTGAATGTGGTCGCCCGCCAGGCCGAGCGCGCCGACCCACACCGGCTGCGAGGCAGGCCGCTTGAAGATGCCGGTCTGTCCATTTTTGGCCGCGATGGGTTGACGTTGGCCGATATTGACACTCAGCAGTTGCATGGTGGCAGTCTAGTCTCCACCCATCAATCCACGCCCGCTATCCTGAAGTATGACCCTCTCCTCTCGCCCAGCAGTCCGGCTACTGGCACTGTCGTCCCTGGTAGTCAGCGCCGCACTGGCCTATACCGACGCGGCAGACGGCTTCTCGGTCACGGCTCCAAAAGGCTGGAAGCAGTCGAGCTATCCCGGCACCTCGGTGGTGTTTCTGGCCCCCAAAACGGTTTCGGCATTCAACCCCAACATCAACGTACTGGTCCAGGCCGTGCCCACTGGCGTCACCCTCAAGGACTACGACGCCGCGACCCTCGACCAGATCAAGAAGCTGATCACCGACGGCAAGCTGATCAGCCAGCAGGCCGTGACCCTCGACGGCTCCGAGGCCACCCAGCTCAACTACACCGGGCGGCAGGGCCAGTACAAGCTGTACTTCACCCAGACCTACGCCATCGTCGGTAAGAAAGCCTACGTGCTGACCGGCACAACAGTGCAGGGCCAGGACGCCGCGCTCAGGGCGGTCATGGACGGCTTCGTCAGGACGTTCAAGGCCAGGCGCTGACCTCACTCAACTTGCTGAAGAAACCTTCAGATACTGGAGAGGGAAGCTGCTGCAAGCTTGCTGTCAGGACCGGGGCGCTACGCTCCGGAATATGTTCGTCTTCTTCGTGCTGCTGGCCGTCACCATCACCGGCTGGTGGCTCTTCAAAACCTGGAGGACGCCGCCACTGGGCTGGATGCCGGGCAGTCAGACCGACGCCGTATCCCACTACGACGATGAACTCGATTTGCCGCCGCAGTTCCGCTTGCAGTCCGGTTACGACACCCTGTCCTCGGTGCAGGACGCCCTGACCATCCAGACCCGGCAGCACTTCTTCGTGACCAGCGAGAGTAACCTCTATGCCGAACTGGTGGCCAGCCTGGCAGGAAGATCCTACCGGGTGTTTCCGAATGTGCGGCTCGATTATATCTTCCAGCTCACGTCCGGTCCCTCGCCGGAGACCCTGAGCCGCCTACGCGGTCAGGTCGTGGGTTTTCTGGTGGTCGAGACGCCGGAATTTCGCCCGGTGCTGGGCGTGAGTTTGCGCGGCTCGCCTTACGGCGCGTCCCAATGGCCCGATGTATCAGCCTCGCCCGACGATGCCGAATTGCTCGAACTGGCCTTTCAGAGCGCCCGCCTGCCGCTGCTCCATATTGACGCCAAGCGCAATATCGAGGCCGACGAACTCCAGAAGTTGGTCATGCCGTATCTGATGCGGGCCTAGCTCAAGAGAATTGAAAGCGCACCCAGCATTTGCGTGCTGGGTGCGCTTTCAGTCGAGCAGGTGGTGTGATGTTCAGGAGCAAGAAACAGACCGAATCAGTCGGCGTCCCGGCGCTCGCGGGCGTCCTCGTAGATGGTCCAGGCGCACAGGGCCAGCAGCAGCACACCCAGGGGCAGCACGCTCAGCCACGCACCCTGGGTGGCCCAGGCCAGGCCCAGCGGCACCACCAGCAGCGCCAGGGCCACGCCCAGATAAGACGGCGCGGCAGACTCAGCCTCGTCGAGCGCGGCCTTCGATGCCGGACGCAGGGCAGCGGGCAGCTCCGGCTCAGCGCGAACTGGGCCGTAGGTCTGGGGCAGGGCTTTTAACATGTTCTCAGTCTGACCGGCTGTTCAGGTCGGCCGGTAAGCCGAAGCTAAAGCCGCCTGAATCTGCCCATGAGCGATTGTTTATGTCGGGTTCTGCCTCCGCGAGAAGCGGAGCGGCTGACTGGCCCCGGCCCGCTCAGCGCACCACGAGGTTGATGATCCGCCCCGGCACATAGACTTCCTTGACCGTCTGCTTGCCCTCCAGATGCTTGGCGACGTCGGGGTTGGCGCGGGCGGCAGCGATGGCCTCCTCCTGGCTGGCGGTCTTGGAAATCTCCACCTCGCCGCGCACCTTGCCGCTGACCTGCACGCCGATCACCACGCTGTCACGCACGGCGGCGGCCTCGTTCACGGTGGGCCAGGTTTGCAGGTGCACACTCTGGGCATTGCCACGCTCATGCCAGATTTCCTCGGCCACATGCGGCACCAGCGGGGCCAGCATCAGGTTGAAGATATTCAGCGCCTCGTCCCAGGCGGGCGTATGGGCCACCGGGGCGCGCTTGGCCTTGACCAGTGTGTTGGTCAGCTCCATCAGCGCGGCGACGATGGTGTTGAAGCTCAATCGCTCAAAGTCACCAGTGATCTTCTTCAGGGTGCTGTGAATGGCGTAGTGCAGATCGTTCTCGCTCACCGTCTCGGCTGGCCCCTTGATCTCGTCGAAGAACAGCGACCAGACGCGCCCCAGCCATTTCGCCGGGCCGTTGATGCCGCTGGGGTCCCAGGGACCGCCGACTTCCCAGGGCGCGATGAAGGCCAGATAGGTTCGCACCACGTCAGCTCCGTACTCGCGCACCAGATCGTCGGGGTCGATGACGTTGCCCCGGCTTTTTGACATCTTCTCGTTGTCCGGCCCCAGGATGATGCCCTGGTTTCGCAGCACCCTGAACGGTTCGGAGATGTCGGTCAGCTTCATGTCGCGGGCCACCTTGGTCCAGAAGCGGCTGTACAGCAGGTGCAAGATGGCGTGCTCGATGCCGCCGGTATACAGATCAATCGGCATCAGCTTGTCGGCCAGCGCCGGGTTCCAGGGGCCTTCGGTATAGTGCGGCGAAGTGAAGCGGTACATGTACCAGCTGCTGTCCACGAAGGTGTCCATGGTGTCGGTGTCGCGCTCGGCTTCTCCCCCGCAGACCGGGCAGATCGCCTTCCGAAACTCGGCGTCCTGCTTCAGCGGACTCTGACCCGTCGGCGTGAAGTGGACATTGTCGGGCAGCAGCACCGGCAACTGATCGGCAGGTACCGGCTGCGCGCCGTGCTCGGGGCAGTAGACAATCGGGATCGGCGTACCCCAGTAGCGCTGGCGGCTCACCAGCCAGTCGCGCAGACGGAAGGTGGTCTTGGCCTTCGCCACGCCGCGCTCCTCCAGCTTGGCGATCACGGTGGCGATGCTGGCCTTACCGCCGGGCATGCCGTCGAACTCGCCGCTGTTGACGATGACGCCCTCGCCGCTGTAGGCCTCATCTCCAGTGACGTCCAGAGGTTCGCCACCTTCAGGCCGAATCACCTCCACGATGTCCAACCCGAACTTCTTGGCAAATTCGAAGTCGCGCTCGTCGTGGGCGGGCACAGCCATGATGGAGCCGGTGCCGTAGCTGACCAGCACGTAATCGGCCACCCAGATGGAAACCTGATGCCCGCCAATCGGATGCGTGGCGAAGGAGCCAGTAAAGACTCCGGTTTTCTCGGCGCTCTGCTGCCTCTCCACATCGGTCTTGCCGCCCGCAATTTCCAGGTAGGCGCGGACCACCTCCGCCTGCTCCAGAGTGGTCAGCTCGGCCACTTTGGGGTGTTCGGGGGCCAGAACCAGGAAGGTCGCGCCCATCAGGGTATCGGGGCGGGTGGTGAACACCGTTTCCGGGCCAGCAGGCGTGTCGAAGACCACTTCCGCGCCCACCGATTTGCCAATCCAGTGGGTCTGCATGGCGCGCACCCGTTCAGGCATGTCGGTGCCGCCGAAGTCCAGCAGCTCGTCGGCGTAGTCGGTGATCTTCAAATACCACTGGCTCAGATTGCGCCGCTCGACCTGGGTGCCGCAACGCTCACAGTGGCCGTTCACGACCTGCTCGTTGGCCAGCACGGTCTGATCCTTGGGGCACCAGTTGACCAGGCCGTCGCGCTTGTAGGCCAGGCCGCGCCGGAACATCTCGGTAAAAAACCACTGGTTCCAGCGGTAGTACTCCGGATCGGAGGTGGCGAATTTGCGGCTCCAGTCGATCATGGTGCCCATGCGCTGAAACTGCCCGGTCATGTATTCGATGTTGGAATAGGTCCACTTTCGGGGGTCTAAATTGTTCTTGATGGCGGCGTTCTCAGCGGGCAGACCGAACGAATCAAAACCCATCGGAAACAGCACGTTGCGTCCGTTCATCCGCAGGAATCGGGCGCGGGCGTCGGGGGCGCAGTAGCTGTACCAGTGGCCGATATGCAGGTTGCCGCTGGGGTACGGGAACATGGTCAGCGCGTAGAACTTCTCGCCGGGCGCGTCGGGGTCGAACTTGTACAGGCCATCTGAGGCCCACTGCTGCTGCCACTTGGCCTCGATGGCGTGCGGGTTGTAGCGCTCGGAGCGGGGTTCGGCAATGTTAATGCCAGACGTGCTGATCGGCTGGGGCTGGGTGTCGGTCATGAGGAAAACTCCTGTAGAGAAGGCAAAAAAAGGCCCCGGCGCAGGTCAGGCCGGGGGCGGGCGAACAAGCACGTGGCTAGTCGCAGCGGCCCCCGGTGATAAGCGCAGAGGAGATCATGCCAACAGTTTAGAACGGTGGGGGCGGGCGAGCAAGCCGCGCCCGCCAGACTGGGTCCTATTTCTTCTTGCAGATCAGGTCAAACTGCATGTTGTACACCTTCGCCAGCGGCATCTTGGCTTTCTACAATTCCTTGACGGCGTCGGCGCTGGGCCGGATGAGCAGCCGGGGCCATTTGGTCACCGCTCCGTCACTTCCCGTTACGGCCTGAAGGGTAACGGCGGTGCCGGGGAGCAGGGTGTCTATCCAACTGCCCTGGTAATTGTTGAGGGGGGCGGTGCTGAAATCGGTGGCCGCCACGACGTCCGAGGGCGCAAAGGCCATGAAGTTGTAGAGCTGCTTGGACGCATTGCTGAGTTTCAGGGTGACTCCAAACGCCCCGTCCACGTTTCCGGCCTTGACGAGCTGAACGCTGTAGACGCCGTTGAACAGGGTGTCGCCCACACAGCCCTTGACAGCATCGGTCCTGGGCTTGACGCCCCCGGCAGTGATGGCCCCGATACGCTTGAGGTCGCTGGCCCTGAACTGGTAGTACGTTTCGCCGTTTTTCTGGGTGGCGGTGGTCTGGAGAGCCAC
This portion of the Deinococcus rubellus genome encodes:
- a CDS encoding prephenate dehydrogenase, which encodes MSSPVLSPETFETVVVAGVGLIGGSVALGLRERMLSRHIIGLDASAGALEEALALGVIDEARTAPGEWLRSADLVVLAVPVKVLTSLARSLAPYLAPGALITDVGSVKTGIAAEFEALGVRAFVPGHPMTGSERGGVANASAGLLENAVWVLTPTERTPLTALSRMRRLVEQLGAAPVVMPPDAHDKLVATVSHLPYLASLALTHMVARDERLSLLAAGGFRDLTRVASGDPRMSRDMVVENKVALREALHSFSRQLAHLADTLDDPEELLLAASEGKRTRDNLPVVKRSLLPPKYDLVVAVPDKPNQIGAITRILGEASINIKDIEVLAIREHGGAIRLGLEEAGDVDRAAALLRQEGYATRNRG
- a CDS encoding MOSC domain-containing protein, producing the protein MQLLSVNIGQRQPIAAKNGQTGIFKRPASQPVWVGALGLAGDHIQDTKNHGGPEQAVYVYTQPDYDAWSAFLGQPLEPGLFGENLLISGLESAATPMGTRLRIGGVLIEVTSARIPCDTLAARMNDPQFVKTFRRQRRPGFYTRVLEEGEVSAGDAVMLERQMPPGTPTVLDAFEFFYTKSPTREQMERLLTAPIHHKMRAQLEERLSRG
- a CDS encoding DcrB-related protein, which encodes MTLSSRPAVRLLALSSLVVSAALAYTDAADGFSVTAPKGWKQSSYPGTSVVFLAPKTVSAFNPNINVLVQAVPTGVTLKDYDAATLDQIKKLITDGKLISQQAVTLDGSEATQLNYTGRQGQYKLYFTQTYAIVGKKAYVLTGTTVQGQDAALRAVMDGFVRTFKARR
- a CDS encoding DUF2726 domain-containing protein, whose translation is MFVFFVLLAVTITGWWLFKTWRTPPLGWMPGSQTDAVSHYDDELDLPPQFRLQSGYDTLSSVQDALTIQTRQHFFVTSESNLYAELVASLAGRSYRVFPNVRLDYIFQLTSGPSPETLSRLRGQVVGFLVVETPEFRPVLGVSLRGSPYGASQWPDVSASPDDAELLELAFQSARLPLLHIDAKRNIEADELQKLVMPYLMRA
- the leuS gene encoding leucine--tRNA ligase, translated to MTDTQPQPISTSGINIAEPRSERYNPHAIEAKWQQQWASDGLYKFDPDAPGEKFYALTMFPYPSGNLHIGHWYSYCAPDARARFLRMNGRNVLFPMGFDSFGLPAENAAIKNNLDPRKWTYSNIEYMTGQFQRMGTMIDWSRKFATSDPEYYRWNQWFFTEMFRRGLAYKRDGLVNWCPKDQTVLANEQVVNGHCERCGTQVERRNLSQWYLKITDYADELLDFGGTDMPERVRAMQTHWIGKSVGAEVVFDTPAGPETVFTTRPDTLMGATFLVLAPEHPKVAELTTLEQAEVVRAYLEIAGGKTDVERQQSAEKTGVFTGSFATHPIGGHQVSIWVADYVLVSYGTGSIMAVPAHDERDFEFAKKFGLDIVEVIRPEGGEPLDVTGDEAYSGEGVIVNSGEFDGMPGGKASIATVIAKLEERGVAKAKTTFRLRDWLVSRQRYWGTPIPIVYCPEHGAQPVPADQLPVLLPDNVHFTPTGQSPLKQDAEFRKAICPVCGGEAERDTDTMDTFVDSSWYMYRFTSPHYTEGPWNPALADKLMPIDLYTGGIEHAILHLLYSRFWTKVARDMKLTDISEPFRVLRNQGIILGPDNEKMSKSRGNVIDPDDLVREYGADVVRTYLAFIAPWEVGGPWDPSGINGPAKWLGRVWSLFFDEIKGPAETVSENDLHYAIHSTLKKITGDFERLSFNTIVAALMELTNTLVKAKRAPVAHTPAWDEALNIFNLMLAPLVPHVAEEIWHERGNAQSVHLQTWPTVNEAAAVRDSVVIGVQVSGKVRGEVEISKTASQEEAIAAARANPDVAKHLEGKQTVKEVYVPGRIINLVVR